A region from the Vicia villosa cultivar HV-30 ecotype Madison, WI linkage group LG3, Vvil1.0, whole genome shotgun sequence genome encodes:
- the LOC131655526 gene encoding WAT1-related protein At5g64700-like, protein MGEQFGPYLAMFLVQLIYAGMTLLSKSVFNGGMKTSVFVFYRQFVGAIIMVVLSLIFERKQAVPVTFSFMTIFKIFMLSLLGLTLALNVNGIALAYTSAMLAAAIVNSLPASTLFFAVLLRVEKVNLRTKSGIVKIGSVLLCMAGVSILAFYKGPQLHIVHHHRDDWQHKDHFSYNNKWILGSLLLFLSTIMWSLWLVLQSQLLKSYPSKLTFMSIQSVSSAIQSFGIAIAFERDFEQWKLGWNMRLLAVVYCGILVTAVAYYLQALVIEKKGPVFPATWNPLSFIIATIGSVILLDEPLFLGSVLGGILLVLSLYTVLWEKSKEGITHNHNSLPIQPYKECAEIKTEVPCSKPPQ, encoded by the exons ATGGGTGAACAATTTGGTCCATATTTAGCAATGTTTTTAGTACAATTAATATATGCTGGGATGACTTTGCTGTCTAAATCTGTGTTTAATGGAGGAATGAAAACATCTGTGTTTGTCTTTTATAGACAATTTGTTGGAGCCATTATCATGGTTGTTTTATCTTTGATATTTGAACG AAAACAAGCTGTGCCAGTGACTTTCTCGTTCATGACTATCTTCaagattttcatgctttcattattGGG ACTTACTTTAGCTTTGAATGTTAATGGTATTGCCCTTGCTTATACTTCTGCTATGTTGGCTGCTGCAATAGTTAACAGTCTTCCTGCTTCAACATTATTCTTCGCTGTTCTACTCAG AGTAGAGAAAGTAAATTTAAGGACAAAATCTGGAATTGTAAAAATAGGAAGTGTATTATTATGCATGGCCGGTGTGTCGATATTGGCGTTTTACAAGGGGCCTCAATTGCATATTGTGCATCATCATCGCGATGATTGGCAACATAAGGATCATTTTTCATATAACAATAAATGGATTTTGGGTTCTTTACTCTTGTTCTTATCAACCATCATGTGGAGCTTGTGGCTTGTACTTCAG TCTCAGTTGTTGAAAAGTTACCCTTCAAAATTAACATTCATGAGTATTCAGAGTGTATCAAGTGCAATTCAGTCATTTGGCATTGCCATTGCTTTTGAAAGAGATTTTGAGCAGTGGAAGTTAGGTTGGAACATGAGACTATTAGCAGTTGTTTATTGT GGGATATTAGTGACTGCAGTTGCTTACTATTTGCAAGCATTGGTGATTGAGAAGAAAGGACCAGTTTTTCCAGCAACTTGGAACCCACTCAGTTTTATTATTGCCACCATTGGTTCTGTGATACTATTGGATGAGCCACTATTTTTAGGAAG TGTTTTAGGTGGAATTTTGCTGGTTTTAAGTTTGTACACTGTTTTATGGGAAAAAAGCAAAGAAGGAATCACTCATAATCACAATTCTTTACCTATTCAACCATATAAAGAATGTGCAGAAATAAAAACAGAGGTCCCGTGTAGCAAGCCACCCCAATGA